The following are encoded together in the Vigna unguiculata cultivar IT97K-499-35 chromosome 2, ASM411807v1, whole genome shotgun sequence genome:
- the LOC114174210 gene encoding uncharacterized protein LOC114174210, which translates to MKMDSSSMAGSKRRISSNRGLGGALREQRARLYIIRRCVVMLLCWHD; encoded by the coding sequence ATGAAGATGGATAGTTCTTCCATGGCAGGATCAAAGAGAAGGATATCATCAAACAGAGGACTTGGAGGAGCCCTCAGAGAGCAAAGGGCCAGGCTATACATTATAAGAAGATGTGTTGTCATGCTGCTTTGTTGGCATGACTAG